The Acidobacteriota bacterium nucleotide sequence TGGTACTATCGGGCCAGCTCTCGTTCTCCAAGCCGTTGGGATGAACCCTCTGATCGCAGAACTGCCCGCCTTCCAAGTGGCGGGAAAGAAGTACGTTGGACGCGTCGTCTTCGGGCTGCTCCTACTCGCTGCGGTGGTGAGCGGTGCGGCGGCCGGTCTATTCCTGGTTTATTCCACCGATCTGCCGCAGGTGAGCGAGCTCGAGCACTATCGCCCGAGCGCCGTCACCGAACTCTATGACGACCACGGTCGCGTGATCGCCTCGTTCGCGCTGCAGCGGCGCGTGATCGCCGGCTACGACGACTTCCCCAAAGTCTTGCGCGACGCCGTGACCTCCACCGAAGACAAGGATTTCGAGACGCATTGGGGCATCGATTTCTGGCGCATCCTGGGCGCGGCGTGGCGCGACGTGCGCTTGGGCAACCGCGCTCAGGGCGCGTCCACGCTGACGATGCAGCTCTCCCGCAATCTGTTCCTCTCGTCCGAGCGCAGCTTCCACCGCAAGATGCAGGAGCTGATGCTCTCCATCCAGATCGAACGCCGCTTCACCAAGCCGCAGATCTTCACCATGTACGCCAACCAGATCTACCTGGGACACGGCGTCTATGGTTTCGAGGCCGGTGCCGAGTACTACTTTGGCAAAAAGGCGAAAGACCTCACGCTTGACGAGGCCGCGGTGCTAGCGGCGCTGCCCAAGGGTCCGGGAGACTACTCGCCGATCAACCATCCTGACCGCGCGGAGAAGCGGCGGAACCTGGTGCTGAACGCCATGATGGAGGATGGCAAGATCACCGCCGAGGAAGCCGCGCGCGCGAAGAATGCGCCCCTGAAGCTGGAACTGCAGCCCGTGGCGACCTCCGCCGCACCGTATTTTGCGGAGGAGATACGGCGGTACCTGGAAAGGAAGTACGGGTCGGACGAGGTGCACCAAGGCGGCCTCCGGGTCTACACCTCGCTGAACCTGGAGATGCAGGAAGCGGCGAACCGCGCCGTGCTCGATGGCTTGGCGGCCTACGAACGGCGGCATGGCTGGAAAGGGAACCTGCGCAACGTGGTGAAGGGCGGCGAGACGCTCGCGAGCTACGAGCATCCGGATTGGAATGAGCGCGTCGGTCCAGGCAGCTACGTGCACGTCCTGGTGCTGGATTCGGGGCCGGCGTTAGCGGTGGTCAAGTTCGGGCGCTACACCGCGGCCATCGGAAAAGAAGAGATCACGTGGACGAGAGCCAAGTCGCCGCAGGAGATCCTGGCGCCCGGAGACGTGGCTTACGCGAAGGTGATAGCGCTCGGCGCCGACGGGCAAGCGAAGCTCACCTTGGAGCAGGATGCGGGCACGCAAGGCGGCTTGGTGGCGCTCGACAACGCCACCGGCGATATCAAGGCGATGGTAGGCGGGCGCGACTTCGACGAATCAAAATTCAATCGCGCCACGCAGGCGCTGCGCCAGGCGGGGTCGTCGTTCAAACCATACGTGTACACCGCCGCCATCGAGGCGGGAGCCTCCCCGGACGACATCATCCTCGATGCGCCCACGGTATTCAACACCGCGTCGGGACCGTACGCGCCCCACAACTACGACAACAAGTTCGAGGGGAACATCACGCTGCGGCGCGCGCTGGCGCAGTCGCGCAACATCCCGGCGCTGAAGCTCGCGGACCGCGTGGGCATCAACACCGTGATCGAATACGCGCACCGCTTCGGCATCACGTCGAAGATCCCGGCGTATCTGCCGGTAGCGCTGGGTTCGGCCGAGGTCACGCTGATCGAGCAGACCTCCGCATTCACCACCTTCCCGAATGACGGGGTGCGCGTGGCGCCGCGCTACGTCCGCAAAGTGACGGATTACGAAGGGCGCGTGCTGGAGGAGAATTATCCCGAGGTCAAGGATGTGATCAGCGCGGAAACGGCGCGCATCATGACCAGCTTGCTGCGCGAGGTGGTGTTGCACGGCACCGCGGCCGCCGCCAACTCGCTCAAAACTCCGCTCGGCGGGAAGACGGGTACGACCAACGACTTCACCGACGCCTGGTTCATCGGATTCTCGCCGTCGATCACCTGCGGCGTTTGGCTGGGGTTCGACGAGAAAAAGACCCTGGGCAAGCAAGAGACCGGTGGCCACGCCGCCTTGCCCATGTGGATGGAGTTCATGAAGGTCGCGCTCGCCGGACACGAGGGCGAGGACTTCCTGAACGCGCCGCCTTCGCCTCCCCGCAATGCCGTGGCGCAGAAGGCCGACACGCCGGACGAGATCCCGGGTGACGGCGAGGCGCATTGAGGCGCGCTGCGTCCCGGGCTAGCGCCGTCCTGTCCCCCATCCCCAGTGTTCCCCTCGCTCCCTCAGACCCAAAAAAGGCTTGCGCCGGATTGCGCCCGGGCCTAGTCTAACTAACTGGTTAATCAGCCCATGCCCAGCCCGCAGCTCAGTGGCCCCAGTTCGAAGGCGAAAGCGCGGCGCGGGCCGCGCGCCAACCCCGACGCCACGCGCAACGCCATCCTCGCGGCGGCGCTGCACGAGTTCGCCACCGAAGGTCCGTCGGGCGCCCGCACCGATCACATCACCCGCGCCGCCGGCGTGAACAAGGCCCTGCTCTACTACTACTACCACGACAAAGAAACGCTGTACGGCGCGGTGCTCGACGAAGTCTTCGGCAAGCTGGCGGCAACCATCAAGGCAGTGCTCGATCGCGACCTGCCACCGCGCGAAAAGATCCTCGCGGCGGCGGGAGCGCACTTCGATTTCGTCGCCCAGTCGCCCCTCTATCCGCGGTTGGTCCAGCGCGAGATGATGCGGGCGGGGCGAAGCGGCTCTCCGCATATCCGGCGGCTGGTCGCGAACTTCCTCAAGCCGATGCAGCGGCGCTGGATCGAGCTGCTCGAATCCGGCATGCGTAGCGGAGAATTTCGCAAGGTCGATGCCCATAACTTCGTGCTCTCCATCGTCGCGCTGAACGTCTTTTACTTCTCCAGCGCCCCGGTGGTCGCGGAGATCACCCGCGCGGACCCGCTGTCGCCGAAGATGGTCGCGCAGCGGCGGCGCGCGGTGCTCGACTTGCTCGCGGCTGGCCTGTTCCGGGAGCAGCGCGAGAGCGACTCGGCCCCACATCACAAGCAGGCACGAGGCAACACACGGTGAGTGCACGAAATCAATTCGGCATCATCCTGGGCGTGCTGCTGGTGTTGTCAGGCGCCTACTACGTCTTCTTCACTCCCCACTCGAGCGACCTGATCTTGATCGGGACGGTCGATGCGAACCAGGTGGTGGTGAGCGCGAAGATATCCGGGCGGGTGGAGCGGCTGGCGGTGGATGAAGGCACGCCGGTGAAGCGGGGCGACCTGATCGCCGAGTTGGACACCGCCGAGCTGAACGCGCAGGCCCAGGCCGCCGGCGCGCAGCTCGCCAGCTCGCGTGCCAAGGTCGCCGAGATGCTGGCGACGGAGCGGCTGACCAAGGGCACCACCTCGAGCGACGTGGTGAACGCGCAGGCGAAAGCGCAGGCCGCGCGCTCGCAGTTGAATGAGACGCTAGCCTTGCTCGATCGCGTCCGCAGTGACGCCGCGCGCGTCATGGCGCTGGCGAGGGATGGCGTGGCCTCGCAACAGCAGAAGGACCAGTCGGATGCGGACCTGCGCGCCGCACAGGCGCGGGTAAAGACGGCCCAGGACACGGTGGCGTCCGCCGATGCCGAGGTGAAGGCAGCGATCGCGCGCACGCAGCAGCAGAGCGCGGCGCAGAGCACGGTGGCATCGAGCGTTGCTCAGGCGCGGTCGGCGGCGGCGCAGCAGGCTGAGGCGGAGACGCGGCTGGGATACACGCGCGTGGTGTCGCCGGTCACCGGGACGGTGAGCGTCCGCGTGGCGCGCCAGGGCGAGGTGGTGATGGCGGGCGAGCCCATCGTGACCATCGTGGATTACACCGACACGTGGGTCCGCGCGGCGGTGCCGGAGACCGACGCCGACCACATCGCCATCGGCGACGTGTTCAAAGTCCGGTTGCCCTCGGGCGTCGAGACCGATGGCAAGGTCATCCTGAAGCAAGCCGAGGCAGATTTCGCTACGCAGCGCGATGTGAGCCGCAGCAAGCGTGACATCAAGGCGATCGGATTGAAGCTTTCTATCGCGAATCCCGGTGGCAGATTCACGCCCGGGATGACGGCGGAAGTGGTGATCCCAAAATCAAAGCTGGAGTCGAAGTGAACACCTTCGTGAAGAACGGCGGCGGCGAGCAGCCGGATTTCGCCTCGCGCCCGCGC carries:
- a CDS encoding PBP1A family penicillin-binding protein — encoded protein: MNPLIAELPAFQVAGKKYVGRVVFGLLLLAAVVSGAAAGLFLVYSTDLPQVSELEHYRPSAVTELYDDHGRVIASFALQRRVIAGYDDFPKVLRDAVTSTEDKDFETHWGIDFWRILGAAWRDVRLGNRAQGASTLTMQLSRNLFLSSERSFHRKMQELMLSIQIERRFTKPQIFTMYANQIYLGHGVYGFEAGAEYYFGKKAKDLTLDEAAVLAALPKGPGDYSPINHPDRAEKRRNLVLNAMMEDGKITAEEAARAKNAPLKLELQPVATSAAPYFAEEIRRYLERKYGSDEVHQGGLRVYTSLNLEMQEAANRAVLDGLAAYERRHGWKGNLRNVVKGGETLASYEHPDWNERVGPGSYVHVLVLDSGPALAVVKFGRYTAAIGKEEITWTRAKSPQEILAPGDVAYAKVIALGADGQAKLTLEQDAGTQGGLVALDNATGDIKAMVGGRDFDESKFNRATQALRQAGSSFKPYVYTAAIEAGASPDDIILDAPTVFNTASGPYAPHNYDNKFEGNITLRRALAQSRNIPALKLADRVGINTVIEYAHRFGITSKIPAYLPVALGSAEVTLIEQTSAFTTFPNDGVRVAPRYVRKVTDYEGRVLEENYPEVKDVISAETARIMTSLLREVVLHGTAAAANSLKTPLGGKTGTTNDFTDAWFIGFSPSITCGVWLGFDEKKTLGKQETGGHAALPMWMEFMKVALAGHEGEDFLNAPPSPPRNAVAQKADTPDEIPGDGEAH
- a CDS encoding efflux RND transporter periplasmic adaptor subunit — protein: MSARNQFGIILGVLLVLSGAYYVFFTPHSSDLILIGTVDANQVVVSAKISGRVERLAVDEGTPVKRGDLIAELDTAELNAQAQAAGAQLASSRAKVAEMLATERLTKGTTSSDVVNAQAKAQAARSQLNETLALLDRVRSDAARVMALARDGVASQQQKDQSDADLRAAQARVKTAQDTVASADAEVKAAIARTQQQSAAQSTVASSVAQARSAAAQQAEAETRLGYTRVVSPVTGTVSVRVARQGEVVMAGEPIVTIVDYTDTWVRAAVPETDADHIAIGDVFKVRLPSGVETDGKVILKQAEADFATQRDVSRSKRDIKAIGLKLSIANPGGRFTPGMTAEVVIPKSKLESK
- a CDS encoding TetR/AcrR family transcriptional regulator — encoded protein: MPSPQLSGPSSKAKARRGPRANPDATRNAILAAALHEFATEGPSGARTDHITRAAGVNKALLYYYYHDKETLYGAVLDEVFGKLAATIKAVLDRDLPPREKILAAAGAHFDFVAQSPLYPRLVQREMMRAGRSGSPHIRRLVANFLKPMQRRWIELLESGMRSGEFRKVDAHNFVLSIVALNVFYFSSAPVVAEITRADPLSPKMVAQRRRAVLDLLAAGLFREQRESDSAPHHKQARGNTR